One genomic region from Streptomyces sp. NBC_00582 encodes:
- a CDS encoding NUDIX hydrolase gives MTAPAAPMTVMALLVRPDGRYLLHLRDANKNICSAGQWSLPGGHPEPGESLDDAIARELLEEAGLRIPNLAPLAIVQNTHADDRPTSRILVYVGTWNGDPALLPLTEGIMLRWTDPEQIPYLTMDPKTTAVIHQYQAHSGARHNAGEQLPVLRVRGTGSKTVPNVIGVHLYLEREGEILLGLRHPDSAYAPGEHHFLAGHCERESAVACLIREATEEAGLVIKAEDVDLVHTVHLLDAPGTQPRLQLVFRARQWQGEPQVLEPDRCVKWGWWPADALPEPTVAYTRAAIDGIRHGRHYTELGWT, from the coding sequence TTGACCGCACCGGCTGCGCCCATGACCGTCATGGCGCTTCTCGTCCGCCCCGATGGCCGCTACCTGCTGCATCTGCGGGACGCCAACAAGAACATCTGCAGCGCCGGGCAGTGGTCCCTGCCCGGCGGCCACCCCGAACCCGGCGAAAGTCTCGACGACGCGATCGCCCGCGAACTGCTGGAAGAGGCCGGCCTGCGCATCCCCAACCTGGCCCCGCTCGCCATCGTCCAGAACACCCACGCCGACGACCGGCCCACCAGCCGGATTCTGGTGTACGTCGGGACCTGGAACGGCGACCCCGCGCTGTTGCCCCTCACCGAGGGCATCATGCTGCGCTGGACCGATCCCGAGCAGATCCCGTATCTGACCATGGACCCCAAGACCACAGCCGTCATCCACCAGTACCAGGCTCATTCGGGTGCCCGCCACAATGCCGGCGAGCAGCTGCCCGTGCTCCGCGTCCGCGGCACCGGCTCGAAGACGGTTCCGAACGTCATCGGTGTCCATCTGTATCTGGAGCGGGAGGGCGAGATCCTGCTCGGGCTGCGGCACCCCGACTCTGCCTACGCGCCCGGGGAGCATCACTTCCTGGCCGGTCACTGCGAACGGGAGTCCGCCGTCGCCTGCCTGATCCGCGAGGCGACGGAGGAGGCCGGGCTGGTGATCAAGGCCGAGGACGTCGACCTCGTGCACACCGTCCACCTCCTGGATGCTCCTGGCACCCAGCCCCGACTGCAGCTGGTCTTCCGAGCCCGCCAGTGGCAGGGCGAACCGCAGGTCCTGGAGCCCGACAGGTGCGTGAAATGGGGCTGGTGGCCCGCCGATGCCCTGCCGGAGCCGACCGTCGCCTACACCCGGGCCGCCATCGACGGCATCCGGCACGGACGCCACTACACCGAACTCGGCTGGACCTGA
- a CDS encoding class I SAM-dependent methyltransferase: MNPPADHPPISTPDDKDLLFGPAADEYARFRPGVPEQVAWLLADAMTGVPDVTLLDLGAGTGQVAAALLPALPRITHVDLVDPSQAMLREAVVTLHPLMGNRTLSCHEAPDDQFTPQRPNYQADLITCCRAFHWMNRPAVLAMADQVAAPHATLALMGDGSLWTHKADWTTVLKDLIQSYLGPGRRAGSRGTYTEPSRRYEDNLADSAFSDVSQHLFRFPRDWTPQQVIGYLRTTSFARADLFAERHAEFEAEALHLLEGHADDRGRLTEQVDFTVLLARRPGGTT; this comes from the coding sequence GTGAACCCGCCCGCCGATCACCCACCCATCTCGACTCCGGATGACAAGGACCTGTTGTTCGGGCCTGCGGCCGACGAGTACGCCCGCTTCCGGCCGGGCGTTCCCGAGCAGGTCGCGTGGCTGCTGGCGGACGCCATGACGGGCGTGCCCGACGTGACGCTGCTCGACCTCGGAGCGGGCACCGGGCAGGTTGCCGCAGCTCTCCTCCCGGCGCTGCCCCGCATCACACACGTGGATCTGGTCGACCCGAGCCAGGCCATGCTCCGCGAAGCCGTCGTCACCCTGCACCCGCTGATGGGAAACCGCACCCTGTCCTGCCACGAAGCCCCGGACGACCAGTTCACCCCTCAACGGCCCAACTACCAAGCCGACTTGATCACCTGCTGCCGTGCCTTCCACTGGATGAACCGCCCCGCCGTACTGGCGATGGCCGACCAGGTCGCAGCCCCGCACGCGACGCTCGCACTCATGGGTGACGGCAGCCTGTGGACCCACAAAGCCGACTGGACCACCGTGTTGAAGGACTTGATCCAGTCCTATCTCGGGCCTGGACGCCGAGCCGGCAGCCGCGGCACCTACACCGAGCCAAGCCGCCGTTACGAGGACAACCTCGCCGACTCCGCCTTCAGTGACGTCAGCCAGCACCTCTTCCGCTTCCCCCGGGACTGGACCCCACAGCAGGTGATCGGCTACCTGCGCACCACCTCGTTCGCCAGAGCCGACCTGTTCGCCGAGCGGCACGCCGAGTTCGAGGCGGAGGCGCTGCACCTACTCGAAGGGCACGCCGATGACAGGGGACGGTTGACCGAACAGGTCGACTTCACGGTGCTGCTGGCCCGCCGCCCGGGAGGGACCACGTGA
- a CDS encoding protein-L-isoaspartate O-methyltransferase family protein — protein sequence MPEPAPPASATTAAVDDAGAATARAAMVARLHDAGDLSPGPVSEALLALPRQALMPQAYVRRSAPDETPPRWDLLDWSVPGDRDELLRVLYSGDSVAVQHDGEPLLGRARGTRTGGAMTSMSSVMGMTAGLLQELDLEPGQRVLDVGTGAAVTAAVACFVSGDARVVTIDLDHHVTSAAAARLAELGYRPTVVTGDGEAGWPDRAPYDRVFVSFAVPRVPPALVEQLAPQGLLLATVGTSSPSWPGLAVITKTTRGRVEGELRAVEFGHRAGWGWDRLFLSAAFRAQMATADGVTVRGHRLPPPRQARGFWLALDHLRPGLVRNFGAEHLQIGAPECGSWVRVSPDGDGTCSVTEFGPRGIWYEIEQIAARWQAAGEPDTYRIEFYASGKQWAVAGSGRNKLCWPLRDECPVKGDPR from the coding sequence ATGCCCGAACCCGCCCCACCCGCATCCGCCACCACCGCAGCCGTGGACGACGCCGGCGCGGCGACTGCCCGTGCGGCCATGGTCGCCCGCCTCCACGACGCCGGAGACCTGTCGCCCGGCCCGGTGTCCGAGGCCCTGCTGGCGCTCCCCCGGCAGGCACTGATGCCGCAGGCGTACGTACGGCGCAGCGCACCGGACGAGACCCCACCACGCTGGGACCTGCTGGACTGGTCGGTGCCCGGGGACCGGGACGAGCTGTTGCGCGTGCTCTACAGCGGGGACAGCGTCGCAGTCCAGCATGACGGTGAGCCGCTCCTGGGCCGGGCACGTGGCACGCGTACGGGCGGGGCGATGACGTCCATGTCGAGCGTGATGGGGATGACCGCCGGGCTGCTGCAGGAGCTGGATCTGGAGCCTGGGCAGCGGGTGCTGGATGTCGGCACGGGCGCAGCCGTGACTGCCGCGGTGGCCTGCTTCGTCAGCGGCGACGCGCGGGTCGTCACGATCGACCTCGACCACCACGTCACCTCGGCCGCCGCGGCCCGCCTCGCCGAACTGGGCTACCGGCCCACCGTGGTCACCGGGGATGGCGAGGCGGGCTGGCCGGACCGGGCGCCGTACGACCGGGTATTCGTCTCCTTCGCCGTGCCCCGTGTGCCACCGGCGCTGGTGGAACAGCTCGCGCCGCAGGGGTTGTTGCTGGCGACGGTCGGCACCAGCTCGCCCTCGTGGCCGGGCCTTGCCGTGATCACGAAAACCACCCGGGGGCGCGTCGAGGGAGAGCTGCGGGCGGTGGAGTTCGGGCACCGCGCGGGGTGGGGCTGGGACCGCCTCTTCCTGTCCGCCGCATTTCGCGCGCAGATGGCCACAGCCGACGGCGTCACCGTACGCGGGCACCGCCTGCCACCACCCCGACAGGCGCGGGGATTCTGGCTGGCCCTCGATCACCTTCGGCCCGGACTGGTACGCAACTTCGGCGCCGAGCACCTTCAGATCGGCGCTCCGGAGTGCGGCTCCTGGGTGCGGGTGAGCCCGGACGGTGACGGCACGTGCTCGGTCACAGAGTTCGGGCCTCGCGGCATCTGGTACGAGATCGAACAGATCGCGGCCCGGTGGCAGGCGGCCGGCGAACCCGATACGTACCGGATCGAGTTCTATGCGAGCGGAAAGCAGTGGGCCGTCGCCGGATCCGGCCGTAACAAGCTGTGCTGGCCGCTCCGCGACGAGTGCCCTGTGAAAGGGGACCCGCGGTGA
- a CDS encoding phosphotransferase has translation MSGQAAAGRFTVPVDVHLILLRNSPKGQQVLLARRAGPVYAKGMWHLPSGHLDGPHEDVVDGGLRELREETGVVAGRADIRAALTVHHRAPAGGARAGVFLVVVDWQGEPEITEPDRCDAMDWFAWDALPEPMVAYCRAGLDTFRARARLAVHFQQPGDPIAYDPALDRLRIVADAPLPANALVPQEAVRVFAEQAVGRITDWTDASWPRENSRVWQATGRSGGTWYVKIHQNDRFHGREVNAYRSWTHALGWHAPRLVAADASLRAIVVTALPGRSLHGAVLDQATEVRVHRGLGELAAAFHHSAPPRTPPADRTSPAGKLERHLSVARPYLNDGDEELLRALAARHAALPSIVEVPTLGDLQPRNVLLADDDKLGLFDFERAEYAPAVRDLVRLSDQWHGRPDLEEAFLDGYGRTLTADEVELWECEMGLDALSGIQFGMTHHDPELVERGHRTLARLHQLARS, from the coding sequence GTGAGCGGGCAGGCCGCCGCAGGGCGGTTCACGGTTCCGGTCGACGTGCACCTGATCCTGCTGCGCAACAGCCCCAAGGGCCAGCAGGTGCTGCTGGCACGGCGGGCCGGGCCCGTGTATGCGAAGGGGATGTGGCATCTGCCCTCGGGGCATCTGGACGGGCCGCACGAGGACGTCGTCGACGGCGGACTGCGGGAGCTACGGGAGGAGACCGGTGTCGTGGCCGGCCGGGCGGACATCCGTGCGGCGCTCACCGTCCATCACCGCGCCCCGGCAGGCGGCGCCCGCGCCGGAGTGTTCCTGGTCGTGGTGGACTGGCAGGGCGAGCCGGAGATCACCGAGCCGGACCGGTGCGATGCGATGGACTGGTTCGCATGGGATGCGCTACCGGAGCCGATGGTGGCCTACTGCCGAGCCGGCCTCGACACCTTCCGCGCCCGCGCACGCCTGGCCGTGCACTTCCAACAGCCCGGCGATCCGATCGCCTACGATCCCGCCCTCGACCGGTTGCGCATCGTCGCCGACGCGCCCCTCCCCGCGAACGCGCTGGTACCGCAGGAGGCGGTCCGCGTCTTCGCCGAGCAGGCGGTAGGGCGGATCACCGACTGGACGGATGCCTCGTGGCCCCGCGAGAACAGCCGCGTGTGGCAGGCCACGGGCCGGTCCGGGGGCACTTGGTACGTCAAGATCCACCAGAACGACCGCTTCCACGGGCGCGAGGTCAACGCGTACCGCTCGTGGACGCACGCACTCGGTTGGCACGCGCCGCGCCTGGTGGCCGCCGACGCGTCGCTGCGGGCGATCGTGGTGACCGCCCTGCCGGGCCGCAGCCTGCACGGAGCCGTCCTGGACCAGGCAACCGAGGTACGGGTGCACCGCGGGCTCGGCGAGCTGGCCGCTGCGTTCCACCACAGCGCCCCGCCCCGCACACCCCCCGCCGACCGCACCTCTCCCGCGGGGAAGTTGGAGCGTCACCTGTCCGTCGCGCGCCCGTATCTCAACGACGGGGACGAAGAACTGCTGCGCGCGCTTGCCGCGCGGCATGCGGCCCTCCCCTCGATCGTCGAGGTGCCCACCCTCGGTGATCTGCAGCCGCGGAACGTGCTGCTCGCCGATGACGACAAGCTCGGCCTGTTCGACTTCGAGCGCGCCGAGTACGCGCCCGCGGTCCGTGACCTGGTGCGCCTCAGCGACCAGTGGCACGGTCGCCCCGACCTGGAGGAAGCCTTCCTGGACGGCTACGGCCGCACCCTCACCGCGGACGAGGTGGAGCTGTGGGAATGCGAGATGGGACTCGATGCGCTCTCCGGCATCCAGTTCGGCATGACCCACCACGATCCCGAACTCGTCGAGCGCGGCCACCGCACCCTGGCCCGCCTCCACCAACTCGCCCGTTCCTGA